In Sebaldella sp. S0638, the genomic stretch TAAATGAAGTTGCCGATATATCAGATTCTCTAAAATACGAATCTTATATGTTTGGTTCGAATAATGAACTTGAAGAATTATATGGAATAAAGAGAGAAACAGCTTTCACTCTTGTAAAAAATAATGAAAAAACAGGAATTAACTTTTTCGGAATACCGGGCGGACATGAGTTTAACAGCTTTGTTCTGGCAATACTAAACCTTGCCGGTCTAGGAAAAAAACTCGATACGGATAAAGCAGATGAGATCAAAGGTATCAGCAAACCGCTGGATATAGAAGTTTTTGTTTCTTTGTCATGTACTCACTGTCCTGATGTTGTTCAGGCTTTGGATTCTATAGCGCTGTATAATGACAATATTACAGTATCTATGATTGACTCGGGAATATATCCTGAAGAAGCAAAGTTAAAAGACATTCAGGCTGTTCCTACTGTATTCATAAATAATAAATTAGCCTCAATAGGTGCGAAAACATTTGATGAATTACTTGAAATAGCAAAAAACAGTTAATAATAAAAGGGTTGCGTCATATGACGCAGCCCTTTCTTTTGTCTTTTTTAACCTCCAGCACTTTGTCTAAGGAAATTATGAGTATATAAAAAGGAAAAACTAAGTTAATAAAGTTACAATGGATCATGCTAAAAGAAAAATAACTTTTTTCTTCAAAAAACTCCTTAAAACCAAGCTTTCAGCTTGGTTTTCTTTTTTTACTTCTACTACACTATATCCAAAAGTTCTGCTAAAAACAACTCTTCTTCCCTACTCTCAAAAAACCTTTATCTTTCTTATATACTACTATTATTTCATACTAATGTGAACTCTGTGTGAAGATTTTTAAAAAAAAATTTCACTTTGACTTCTTATACGCAGTAACAATTATTCAACCATAATTATATAAAAAAATCTGCCCCTCTTATGAGCGGACAGATATTTTTTTATTATTTTTTTCTTTTGAAATGAGGAGAATCTCCCCATTCGCCGTAGCCTACTATATCTCCCACGCTTGAAACCCTTCCTGTGAGACATACTTTGCATTCTTCGGCATTATCATCAATACATGGTTTATTATCATACAGCTGATATTTTTCCCTGTGCTCTTCTATTGTTATTATCGGCATTAATATATTTGCCCCGGCTTTCAGTCCAAGCTCCCTGCCAAGGGGATTCAATGCCTGAAGTGCCGTTGTCGCCGCTATATTAACATCTTTTAGATAGAGTCTTGTTATTGCTACCATCTTTAGTCCTAATACAAATCTTTTGTATTTCTCCTCTTCTGTATTAAGATTATTTTCTATTACGTCTTTTCCCATAGGTGTATCTTTATGTACAACATAAGGACCCATACCTATCATATCAATATCCATTTTTTCAAAAAACAAAATATCATTTACCAGATCTTCCTCTGTCTGTCCGGGAAGCCCTATCATTACTCCAGTTCCTACCTGATATCCAATTTTTTTTAATGTTTTCAGACAGTCTACTCTTTTTTGAAATGAGTGAATATCATTATCGGGATGGATTACCTTATAGAGTTCTTCATTTGTAGTCTCTATTCTCAGCAGATATCTGTGACCGCCTGCTTCAAACCATTCTCTGTATATGTCTTCTGTCTGTTCTCCAAGACATAATGTAAGCCCGAGCTTTCCGTCACTTACTTTTTTTATGTCATGAATCATATCCTTTACAAATTTTTCAAAATTTTTATCCTGTCTTTCACCTGACTGAAGTGTAACAGACCCGTAATTATTTTCATATGCCCATTTGGCCATTTTGATTATTTCATCACCGGTCATATCAAATCTTTCCACACTCTCATTACCAGACCTTATACCGCAGTAATAACAATTTTTGATACATTTATTTGAAAACTCTATTAAACCTCTGTAATAAGCCTTTTTCCCCACATACTTTTCTTTTATGCTGTATGCTTTTTCATACAATTTATTAAGATCATCCTGTTTTGTGAGTTTCATTAAATAAATCAGGTCGTCTTTTGTTAAATTTTCTTTCTCTAATATCTGCTCCAACAAGTTACTCGCCTCTTTCGATTTTTACAATTTCCTTTAGATTCTCAATAAAAAAGTCAATTTCTTCTGCTGTATTATATCTTCCTATGCTGATTCTTATAGTAGATTTCAAGTCTTCTTTTGATAATCCCATAGCCTTTAATACCGGAGACTCTAAAAAAGCTCCTGACATACAGGCAGAACCGGCACTTACACATATTCCCCTGAGATCCAGCGCTACAAGCAGAGTCTGTACATCACAGCCTCTTATGGTAAGACTCGTTACTGTGTTCAGCCTGTCAGCTTCTTCTCCGTTTATTACTACGTCATTTATTTCATTCTTAATTCTCTTTTCCATATAATCATGGAGTCTTTTCTCATTCATCTGTTCCTGAAAAATATTCCCGTATATTACTTCCAGAGCTTTCTGCATTCCAAAAATAGAATTAAGATTCTCTGTACCTGCTCTTCTGTTTCTTTCTTGATGCCCGCCAAATATCTGCTTTTTAACCAGAAAATTTTTATCCAGAAAAACTATCCCTGTCCCCTTCGGTCCGTAAAACTTATGCGCACTTGCAGTAAAAGCTGATATTCTCGATTCTTTTGGATAAAGAATATCCTTTCCTATGCTCTGCACTGCATCAACATGGAAAAAAACAGCTGTTTTGGATAATATCTTACCGATTTCCTCTATCGGCTGGACAACTCCTGTTTCATTATTGGAACTCATAACAGATACCATTATCGTATCAGGTCTTAATGAATCCCTTAATTCGTCTACATTTACCACTCCGTTTTTGTCAGTGTGGAGATAAGTGATTTCGTATCCTTTTTCTTCTAAGTCCAAAAAAGTATTAAGAACTGTCGGATGCTCTATGTCACTTGTTATGATATGTTTCCCCTTATAAGAATAGGCTTCCGCCGCACCCTTTATAACCAGAGTATTTCCTTCAGCACCGCCGGAAGTAAAGATTATCTCTTTTCCTTCAGCACCAAACAGGCCAGCTATTATTTCCCTGCTGTTTTCCAGCAGCTTTTTCGCTTTCTGCCCTGCACTGTGAATAGACGACGGATTTCCATAATATTGTTCGCAGTTCTTTACCATTTCCTGAACTACTTCAGGTAAAATTCTGGTAGAAGCTGCATTATCCAGATAAATCATTTTACAGTTATACTCCTCCGTTTATAATTTATTACCTTATTATACTATATTTTATTTAATTTTTCTATTTCAAAAAATTATTCCCCATTATTTGTAAACAATTTCTATATAAAAAGCAGATTTCGTAAAAAACCTGCTCTAATTTTTATATTAATATCCTACTTACACTTTAGCTTTTCTCTGAAAGCTTGTAATAAAAATCTTCATTTTTTTAATGTTATTGTGTGTATTCAGAATCTTTAAGATGTAAAAATCAATTTTGAAAATAAAAATACTAACATTAAAACAATTAAAATTTTCCCTAGTAAAACATTCGCAGTATATTTGAATTTGTCCTTGTTAAAATTCACCTTACTTCACTCCCTGATACATTCTTTTGCTATATCCCCATCATATTCCTTTTTAATCTTATTGTCAATATTTTTTTTAATAAAATTCTTCAATACAAAAATAACTGCCTTAATACATGGTATTTTAGCAGTTATTTCCTAATTTTATACTGGTATTTTGTCTATCACAGGTATCTGCCAATATCAAAATACATATCCCGTTTCTGATTATCTGAGTTTCTGTCAGAAATAAAAACGGATGCTGATTTATTCAAAAAATTACTTTGTCAAATTTTATATTTTGAATAATAAAATCAGTTTTCAGATTTAGTTCATTGGAAAACTTTCTGTAAATTTAGATATTTATAACAACAGATTTTAATTTCGTCATACTTTCTATACTGTATCTTATCCCCTGGACACCTACTCCGGACTTCTTTATTCCCAAAAACGGAAAGTTATCAGGCCCTCTCTGTGTTTTATTGTTCATATGAACAGTTCCCACTTCAAGCTGGTCGGCTATTTCCAAAGCTCTTGTAGTATCCTTTGTGAAGATAGCAGCCTGAAGACCATATTCTGATTTATTCGAAATCTCTATAGCTTCATTTTCATCTTTTACTCTTATTATTGGAAGTATAGGTCCAAAAGGTTCTTCCCAAGCTATTCTCATATCAAGAGTTACATTGTCGAATACTCCCGGCCATATAAGATTGCCTTCTCTCTTAGGATGGTTAATAACTTTAGCACCTTTTGACACTGCATCATCGATCAGCTCTACTACGAAGTCAGCGGCTTTATTGCTTATAAGCGGTGTTATTTCAGCATTATCAAACGGATCTCCCACTGATAGAGCGCTTACTTTTTTTTCCAGTATTTCTGTCAGTTTATCAGCGACCTCTTCTACTACAAGCACTCTTTTAATAGCAGTACATCTCTGCCCAGAATAGCTGAATGCACCAGCTATGATCTCACTGGCAGCCTTTTCAAGATCAGCATCCTCAAGAACAATTGCTGCGTCTTTCCCTCCAAGTTCAAGTAAAATAGGCTTCATTCCTGATACTTCTCCTATTTTCTCTCCCACTTCAGTACTTCCTGTAAAATTAATGAAGTTTACGTCAGGATGTGCTATCAGATAATCACCTATCACACTTCCTTTTCCTGTAACACTGTTAAGCACTCCCTTTGGAACACCTGCCTCTTCAAAAACCTCTGTAAGCAGAAGACCGCTTATTGCTCCCTGAGTAGGCGGCTTGAATATTACTACATTTCCTCCTATAAGAGCCGGAGCTATTTTTGATGCGGAAAGATTTATAGGATAGTTAAACGGTGCTATTGCCAGCACCACTCCCATAGGCTCTCTTCTTATAATCGCCAGTTTATTTTTACTTGCTGCCTCGAAAGTGTCACCTTTCATAACCTCACCATGTACCCTTATTCCCTCTTCTGCTGTGTATCTTATTAAATCAGCTGTTCTCACTACTTCAGAAACAGCTGATTTCAGATTTTTTGATACTTCTCCGGCAAGAATCTCGCCGATCTCATCTTTTCTCTTTTCCAGAAGCTCTGCAGCTTTATACAAAACTTTCGCTCTTTCCACTATAGGAACCTCTCTCCAGGCTTTCATCGCTGCTTTAGCAGCATTCATTGCCTCGTCTATTTCCTTATGCGTCATAGCCTGTACTTTTCCCATTTCTTTATTATCAATAGGAGAATATATTGTGATCTGCTCTTTTGACTCTTTCCATTCTCCATTTATCAGATTTTTATAATTTTTCATTTCTGCCATAATTCCACCTCGTTTTATTTTGTTCTAAAACCATTTTATCATAAAAATAATTGGAAATAAAATATTATAATCGTATACTATTATTAATTTTGTATATACTACTATCAATGCTTAGTTTGGCAGATATACAAAAAATATATCATTATCTGATATGACATTCTTTTAATTTATGATTAATCTAAGCTTTTTTTTCATATTGTCTATTCAGCCATTCTAATATAGAATCATATATCTCATACTTGTTTATTTCATTTAGAGATTCGTGTCTTCCATTTTTGTTTTCTAAAATATTTATCTTTCTATCTATTGATTTCAGTTTCTTTTTCAGTTTGCTGACACTTTTCCCTCTTCCCGCTGCCATATCTTCAGTACCGTATATCATAAGTAATTTTGCATTCTTAT encodes the following:
- a CDS encoding thioredoxin family protein → MALLDENIVKQLKGFFDKITEDIKIISFLGENDKSKELDSFLNEVADISDSLKYESYMFGSNNELEELYGIKRETAFTLVKNNEKTGINFFGIPGGHEFNSFVLAILNLAGLGKKLDTDKADEIKGISKPLDIEVFVSLSCTHCPDVVQALDSIALYNDNITVSMIDSGIYPEEAKLKDIQAVPTVFINNKLASIGAKTFDELLEIAKNS
- a CDS encoding cysteine desulfurase family protein, producing MIYLDNAASTRILPEVVQEMVKNCEQYYGNPSSIHSAGQKAKKLLENSREIIAGLFGAEGKEIIFTSGGAEGNTLVIKGAAEAYSYKGKHIITSDIEHPTVLNTFLDLEEKGYEITYLHTDKNGVVNVDELRDSLRPDTIMVSVMSSNNETGVVQPIEEIGKILSKTAVFFHVDAVQSIGKDILYPKESRISAFTASAHKFYGPKGTGIVFLDKNFLVKKQIFGGHQERNRRAGTENLNSIFGMQKALEVIYGNIFQEQMNEKRLHDYMEKRIKNEINDVVINGEEADRLNTVTSLTIRGCDVQTLLVALDLRGICVSAGSACMSGAFLESPVLKAMGLSKEDLKSTIRISIGRYNTAEEIDFFIENLKEIVKIERGE
- a CDS encoding NADP-dependent glyceraldehyde-3-phosphate dehydrogenase, encoding MAEMKNYKNLINGEWKESKEQITIYSPIDNKEMGKVQAMTHKEIDEAMNAAKAAMKAWREVPIVERAKVLYKAAELLEKRKDEIGEILAGEVSKNLKSAVSEVVRTADLIRYTAEEGIRVHGEVMKGDTFEAASKNKLAIIRREPMGVVLAIAPFNYPINLSASKIAPALIGGNVVIFKPPTQGAISGLLLTEVFEEAGVPKGVLNSVTGKGSVIGDYLIAHPDVNFINFTGSTEVGEKIGEVSGMKPILLELGGKDAAIVLEDADLEKAASEIIAGAFSYSGQRCTAIKRVLVVEEVADKLTEILEKKVSALSVGDPFDNAEITPLISNKAADFVVELIDDAVSKGAKVINHPKREGNLIWPGVFDNVTLDMRIAWEEPFGPILPIIRVKDENEAIEISNKSEYGLQAAIFTKDTTRALEIADQLEVGTVHMNNKTQRGPDNFPFLGIKKSGVGVQGIRYSIESMTKLKSVVINI
- the hydE gene encoding [FeFe] hydrogenase H-cluster radical SAM maturase HydE, whose amino-acid sequence is MEQILEKENLTKDDLIYLMKLTKQDDLNKLYEKAYSIKEKYVGKKAYYRGLIEFSNKCIKNCYYCGIRSGNESVERFDMTGDEIIKMAKWAYENNYGSVTLQSGERQDKNFEKFVKDMIHDIKKVSDGKLGLTLCLGEQTEDIYREWFEAGGHRYLLRIETTNEELYKVIHPDNDIHSFQKRVDCLKTLKKIGYQVGTGVMIGLPGQTEEDLVNDILFFEKMDIDMIGMGPYVVHKDTPMGKDVIENNLNTEEEKYKRFVLGLKMVAITRLYLKDVNIAATTALQALNPLGRELGLKAGANILMPIITIEEHREKYQLYDNKPCIDDNAEECKVCLTGRVSSVGDIVGYGEWGDSPHFKRKK